A single window of Vibrio sp. SCSIO 43137 DNA harbors:
- a CDS encoding class I SAM-dependent methyltransferase: MKAEYDLIAEQWRQIRVKLPEKDFSMFKLFLSYLNNDAKVLDLGCGHGVPVASLISSYGHQIVGVDRSEKLLSHAKSLMPEHQWVLSDLESYQPAEQFDGIVIWDSMFHLPRTEHVKLIEKAYKALRYGGAVILSSGGSNHNISPFTGSMFDKEFYYDSFTICDLLDHCEAIGFRVIQSELVNEPDGGRDKGRLGVILKKI; encoded by the coding sequence ATGAAGGCAGAATACGATTTAATTGCTGAGCAGTGGCGTCAGATAAGGGTTAAGTTGCCGGAAAAAGATTTTTCTATGTTTAAACTTTTTTTATCTTATCTGAATAACGATGCAAAAGTGTTGGATCTTGGTTGTGGTCACGGAGTGCCTGTTGCCAGCCTGATCTCCTCATACGGTCATCAGATAGTTGGGGTGGATCGCTCAGAAAAATTACTCTCTCACGCTAAGAGCCTGATGCCCGAACACCAATGGGTGCTGAGTGATTTGGAGAGCTACCAGCCTGCAGAGCAGTTTGACGGTATTGTAATTTGGGACTCTATGTTTCACCTGCCAAGAACAGAGCATGTAAAGCTGATTGAGAAAGCTTACAAAGCATTGCGCTATGGAGGGGCAGTGATACTCTCCAGCGGAGGCTCAAATCACAATATCAGCCCCTTTACCGGTTCCATGTTTGATAAGGAGTTTTATTATGACTCTTTCACCATTTGCGACTTACTGGATCACTGCGAAGCGATAGGCTTCAGGGTTATTCAGAGTGAACTGGTTAATGAGCCAGATGGTGGCCGGGATAAAGGCCGCCTTGGTGTTATTCTGAAAAAGATCTGA
- a CDS encoding outer membrane beta-barrel protein has protein sequence MKKTLIALVLTGFASSVSADALLYGGAMVGQSEYDGDNSTAASAYIGTGILPILGVEGGYADHGEFEFKGIADVKANSVFIALRPSLDLGPLHIYGRAGVHRWDISGGRDDDGVDMMFGFGVEYFTMGPMALGAGYHVYSTDDENISNLNLSATIHFF, from the coding sequence ATGAAAAAAACGTTAATTGCGCTAGTGTTAACCGGCTTTGCGAGCTCTGTATCCGCTGACGCTTTATTGTATGGCGGTGCCATGGTCGGGCAGTCTGAGTATGATGGTGATAATTCAACGGCTGCCAGTGCCTATATTGGTACAGGGATCTTACCTATTCTCGGAGTAGAAGGTGGCTATGCCGACCATGGCGAGTTTGAGTTTAAAGGCATAGCCGATGTTAAAGCCAACTCAGTTTTTATTGCACTGCGTCCCAGTCTCGATCTTGGCCCGCTGCACATATACGGCCGGGCCGGTGTTCACCGGTGGGATATCAGTGGCGGAAGGGATGACGACGGCGTTGATATGATGTTTGGCTTTGGTGTCGAGTATTTTACCATGGGGCCTATGGCTCTGGGGGCGGGATATCATGTCTACTCAACCGACGATGAAAACATTTCTAACCTGAACTTAAGTGCAACCATACATTTCTTTTGA